A genome region from Panthera leo isolate Ple1 chromosome A2, P.leo_Ple1_pat1.1, whole genome shotgun sequence includes the following:
- the NBEAL2 gene encoding neurobeachin-like protein 2 isoform X4, which translates to MAASERLYELWLLYYAQKDLGYLQQWLKAFVGAFEKSISLFSLEPRRPEEAGAEVPLLPLDALHVLAEQLDKGDLEQALLLLKLFIILCRNLENVEAGWGQVLVPRVLALLTWLTAELKGAHASQEGRGPQLENVALHALLLCEGLFDPYQTWRRQHSGEVITSKEKSKYKFPPAALPSEFSAFFRESLQDADGLPPVLLLRLVHLFGAVLAGGKENGQMAVSAGSVQGLLGVVRGWDHGPAQDPRLVPLALEALVGAVHVLHASRTPPRGPELRTLLEGYFRILNADWPAGPSPGPEEALVTLRVSMLDAIPMMLACEDRPVLQATFLSNNCFEHLTRLIQNSKVLDQDTDAIAVHVVRVLTCIMSGSPSAKEVFKERIGYPHLHEVLQSQGPPTHRLLQELLNMAVEGDHSICPPPPILNEQPVLMLMQWLPALPTAELRLFLAQRLWWLCDSCPASRSTCVQAGLVGYLLETLSTGVTLGVRCQEQLLALLQALGRVSLRPLELRCLLRPPPGLDSGPGGAEAGNARHAGAIIRALSGMARHRGPARALHYFDLMPSMAGIMVPPVQRWPGPGFTFHAWLCLHPTAAAPAPAPAPSRPLQRKQLYSFFTSSGSGFEAFFTAAGTLVVAVCTRKEYLTMSLPEVSFADSAWHCVAIVHMPGRRPFSQNLVHVYKDGHLVKTAPLRCPSLSEPFSSCCIGSAGHRTTTTTTGLPPPPVPAALAHTHPSLSRSQSVPATAGLGWGSGLVAPLQEGSISSTLAGTQDTRWGSPTSLEGELGAVVIFHEALQAAALRALSTLGPNEMAPFKPEGELHELSTKLLLHYSPQACKNNICLDLSPGHRLDGRLTGHRVETWDVKDVVTCVGGMAALLPLLERVASQPQEAEAGPAETHDLVGPELTSGHNTQGLLLPLGKSSEERMERNAVAAFLLMLRNFLQGHTVNQESLVQCQGPAIIGALLRKVPSWAMDMNVLMSAQLLMEQVAAEGSGPLLYLLYQHLLFNFHLWSPSDFAVRLGHIQYMSSIVREHRQKLRKKYGVQFILDALRTHYSPQREHPLAADDVRTVQTSLLGLVREFLVRSSATDHLQVTLSFLAATGDDGQVAGALDLLLALLQGSPAQEALAIFLLEQGNLEVLLALLVQPRSLPLLPDRVCKILRRLQQNERLPERSRQRLRLREYGLQGLIACLPEGAASPQLCQGLYKLFLGADCLNLSDLLAVVQLSLQADLGVRLDVCRQLFHLIHGQPDVVQLLARQAGWQDVLTRLYVLEAATAGGPLPFPPETPTSPEPALCKPPTESPESSDVFLPSETPSPDPDSFYHALSPFCTPFDLGLERASVGSCNNAGSGSGSGTLTPASQPGTPSPLDGPRPFPVAHGRHSSSLSNVLEDGSLPEPATSGDDTSNTSNPQQTPEEELCNLLTNVLFSVAWRGVEGSDEAAWRERGQVFSVLTQLGASATLVRPPDCIKRSLLEMMLESALTDIKEAPAGVLASLTQQALWLLRLLQDFLCAEGHGNQELWSEKLFEGVCSLLDRMGAWPHLANGTADLREMAQIGLRLVLGYILLEDPQLHAQAYVKLHSLLQTAVPMRREEACYVLSKLESALARALNTPTSETPTEEREPSAAAAAAAAAATERCSWLVPLVRTLLDRAYGPLGLQWGLPSLPPTNGSPTFFEDFQAFCATPEWRHFIDKQVQPTMSQFEMDTYAKSHDLMSGFWNACYDTLMSSGQRRQRERAHSRRAFQELVLEPAQRRARLEGLRYAAALKQQAAQHSTALLHWGALWRQLSSPCGAWALRDPPFPRWKLSSAETYSRMRLKLVPNHHFNPHLEASALRDNLGEAPLTPTEEASLPLAVTKEAKVSTLPEELPEDQLGEDELAALETAMQAAELDEQHEKLVLSAECQLVTVVAVIPGLLEITTQHVYFYDGSAERVETEEGIGHDFRRPLAQLREVHLRRFNLRRSALELFFIDQANYFLNFPCKVGGTTASSPWQAPRPQPCLIPPHTQVRNQVYSWLLRLRPPAQGYLSSRSPQEMLRASGLTQKWVQREISNFEYLMQLNTIAGRTYNDLSQYPVFPWVLQDYVSPTLDLSNPAVFRDLSKPIGVVNPKHAQLVREKYESFEDPAGTIDKFHYGTHYSNAAGVMHYLIRVEPFTSLHVQLQSGRFDCSDRQFHSVAAAWQARLESPADVKELIPEFFYFPDFLENQNGFDLGCLQLTNEKVGDVVLPPWASSPEDFIQQHRQALESEYVSAHLHEWIDLIFGYKQRGPAAEEALNVFYYCTYEGAVDLDHVADERERKALEGIISNFGQTPCQLLKEPHPARLSAEEAAQRLARLDTNSPSIFQHLDQLKAFFAEVISDGVPLVLALVPHRQSHSFIIQGSSDLLVTVSASGLLGTHSWLPYDRNINNYFSFSKDPTIGNPKMQRLLSGPWVPGSGVSGQALAVTPDGKLLFSGGHWDGSLRMTSLSRGKLLKQLNRHLDVVTCLALDTCGIYLISGSRDTTCMVWRLLQEGGLSVGLASKPVQVLYGHEAAVSCVAISTELDMAVSGSEDGTVIIHTVRRGQFVAALQPPGATLPGPVSHLVLGSEGQIVVQSSAWERVGAQVTYSLHLYSVNGKLRVSLPLVEQPTALAVTEDFVLLGTAQCALHILHLNKLLPAAPPLPMKVPIRSVAVTKERSHVLVGLEDGKLIVVGAGQPSEARSSQFARKLWRSSRRISQVSSGETEYNPGDAR; encoded by the exons ATGGCCGCCTCGGAGCGGCTGTACGAGCTGTGGCTGCTCTACTATGCTCAG AAGGACCTGGGCTACCTGCAGCAGTGGCTGAAGGCCTTCGTGGGTGCCTTCGAGAAAAGCATCTCGCTGTTCTCTCTGGAGCCGCGCAG GCCAGAGGAGGCAGGCGCAGAGGTGCCGCTGTTGCCGCTGGACGCGCTGCACGTGCTGGCCGAGCAGCTAGACAAGGGGGACCTGGAGCAGGCCCTGCTGCTGCTCAAGCTTTTCATCATTCTCTGCAG GAACCTGGAGAACGTAGAGGCGGGCTGGGGCCAGGTGCTGGTGCCCCGGGTGCTGGCATTGCTGACCTGGTTGACGGCAGAG CTGAAAGGAGCCCATGCATCGCAGGAGGGCCGTGGGCCGCAGCTGGAGAACGTGGCCCTGCATGCCCTCCTCCTCTGCGAGGGCCTCTTTGACCCTTACCAGACCTGGCGGCGCCAGCATAGTGG ggaagtCATCACTTCCAAGGAGAAGAGCAAATACAAGTTCCCTCCAGCTGCTTTGCCCAGTGAATTCAGCGCCTTCTTCAGAG AGAGCCTGCAGGATGCAGATGGCTTGCCTCCCGTGCTGCTTTTGCGTCTCGTCCACCTCTTTGGTGCTGTCCTTGCAGGAGGGAAG GAGAACGGGCAGATGGCTGTGAGCGCCGGCTCTGTGCAGGGCCTGTTGGGTGTGGTACGGGGCTGGGACCATGGGCCAGCCCAGGACCCCCGCCTAGTGCCCCTGGCACTGGAGGCACTAGTGGGTGCAGTACATGTCCTGCATGCCAGCCGCACACCCCCTCGTGGGCCAGAGCTCCGAACCCTGCTTGAGGGCTACTTCCGCATCCTTAATGCCGACTGGCCGGCGGGCCCAAGCCCAGGCCCTGAAGAGGCCCTCGTCACCCTACGGGTCAGCATGCTCG ATGCCATCCCCATGATGCTGGCATGTGAGGACCGGCCGGTGCTGCAGGCCACCTTCCTCAGCAACAATTGCTTTGAGCACCTTACTCGCCTCATCCAGAATAGCAAG gtACTGGACCAGGACACAGATGCCATCGCGGTGCACGTAGTCAGAGTACTTACCTGCATCATGAGCGGCTCCCCCTCAGCCAAG GAGGTGTTTAAAGAGCGCATTGGCTACCCTCACCTGCACGAGGTTTTGCAGAGCCAAGGTCCCCCCACCCATCGGCTGCTGCAGGAGCTACTCAACATG GCTGTGGAGGGGGACCACAGCATATGTCCACCGCCACCGATCCTGAACGAGCAGCCCGTGCTGATGCTGATGCAGTGGCTGCCAGCCCTGCCCACGGCGGAGCTGCGGCTCTTCCTCGCACAACGCCTTTGGTGGCTCTGCGACAGCTGCCCCGCCAGCCGCTCCACGTGTGTGCAGGCGGGTCTGGTGGGCTACCTGCTGGAGACGCTCAGCACGGGGGTCACCCTGGGGGTCCGCTGCCAGGAGCAGCTGTTGGCGCTGCTGCAGGCATTGGGCCGTGTGTCTCTGCGGCCCTTGGAGCTTCGTTGCCTGCTGCGCCCCCCGCCAGGGCTGGACTCGGGGCCGGGCGGAGCCGAGGCTGGGAATGCCCGACACGCCGGTGCCATCATTCGTGCGTTGTCGGGCATGGCCCGGCACCGGGGCCCTGCACGAGCCCTGCACTACTTTGACCTCATGCCCAGCATGGCCGGTATTATGGTACCCCCCGTGCAGCGATGGCCAGGACCCGGCTTCACCTTCCATGCCTGGCTCTGTCTGCACCCCACGGCTGCAGCAcctgccccggccccggccccctcACGGCCCCTCCAGCGGAAGCAGCTGTACAG CTTCTTCACCAGCAGCGGCTCAGGGTTTGAGGCCTTCTTCACGGCAGCTGGGACACTGGTGGTGGCCGTGTGCACCCGGAAGGAGTACTTGACCATGAGCTTGCCTGAAGTGTCCTTTGCCGACTCTGCCTGG CACTGCGTGGCCATTGTCCATATGCCTGGGCGCCGGCCCTTCAGCCAGAACCTGGTCCATGTCTACAAAGACGGCCATCTGGTCAAGACAGCACCCCTCCGCTGCCCCTCTCTCAGTGAG CCTTTCTCCTCCTGCTGTATCGGCTCCGCTGGGCACCGCACAACGACCACCACCACGGGGCTGCCTCCGCCACCAGTCCCCGCTGCCCTGGCTCACACTCACCCCTCCCTGTCCCGCTCCCAGTCGGTCCCGGCTACCGCAGGGCTTGGCTGGGGGTCGGGGCTGGTGGCCCCCCTGCAGGAGGGCAGCATCAGCTCCACCCTTGCAGGCACACAGGACACTCGGTGGGGCAGCCCCACGTCTCTGGAGGGTGAGCTGGGAGCCGTGGTCATCTTCCACGAAGCCCTGCAGGCAGCGGCCCTGCGGGCCCTGAGCACCTTGG ggCCCAATGAGATGGCACCCTTCAAGCCCGAGGGGGAACTACACGAGCTCAGCACCAAGCTGCTCCTCCATTACTCACCTCAG GCCTGTAAGAACAACATCTGCCTGGACCTGTCTCCTGGCCACAGGCTGGATGGCCGCCTGACAGGCCACAGGGTGGAGACCTGGGATGTGAAG GACGTGGTGACTTGCGTGGGAGGCATGGCTGCCTTGCTGCCCCTGCTGGAGCGAGTGGCCTCACAGCCCCAAGAGGCCGAGGCGGGTCCAGCCGAGACACATGACCTCGTGGGGCCCGAACTGACCTCTGGCCACAACACCCAGGGCCTGCTTCTCCCACTGGGCAAGTCCTCCG AAGAGCGCATGGAGAGGAATGCAGTGGCCGCCTTTCTGCTGATGCTGCGGAACTTCCTGCAGGGCCACACGGTGAACCAGGAGAGCCTGGTGCAGTGCCAGGGGCCTGCCATCATCGGGGCCCTGCTGCGCAAG GTCCCCAGCTGGGCCATGGACATGAATGTGCTCATGTCTGCCCAGCTGCTGATGGAGCAGGTGGCAGCGGAGGGCAGTGGGCCCCTCCTGTACTTGCTCTACCAGCATTTGCTCTTCAATTTCCACCTGTGGAGCCCCAGTGACTTTGCTGTGCGCCTGG GCCACATCCAGTACATGTCTAGCATCGTCCGGGAGCACAGACAGAAGCTGCGGAAGAAGTATGGGGTTCAGTTCATCCTGGATGCGCTGCGCACCCATTACAG CCCACAGCGGGAGCACCCCCTAGCGGCTGACGACGTGCGCACAGTGCAGACCTCACTCCTCGGCCTGGTGCGGGAGTTCCTGGTCCGGAGCTCCGCCACTGATCACTTGCAGGTCACGCTGAGCTTTCTGGCGGCTACAGGCGATGATGGCCAG GTGGCGGGTGCTCTGGACCTGCTGCTGGCACTGCTGCAGGGCTCACCAGCACAGGAGGCTCTGGCTATCTTCCTGTTGGAGCAGGGGAACCTTGAGGTTTTGCTGGCACTGCTGGTGCAGCCAAGGTCACTGCCCCTGCTGCCCGACCGAGTCTGCAAG atccTGCGCAGATTGCAGCAGAACGAGCGCTTACCTGAACGGAGTCGCCAGCGGCTCCGGCTGCGAGAATACGGTCTCCAGGGTCTCATCGCCTGCCTGCCGGAGGGGGCTGCTTCGCCCCAGCTCTGCCAGGGCCTCTACAAGCTATTCCTGGGGGCAG ACTGCCTGAACCTCTCAGATCTGTTGGCTGTGGTGCAGCTGTCCCTCCAGGCTGACCTCGGCGTCCGCCTGGACGTTTGTCGCCAG CTTTTCCACCTCATCCACGGACAGCCAGACGTAGTGCAGCTGCTGGCCCGGCAGGCCGGCTGGCAGGACGTGCTGACCCGGCTGTACGTCCTGGAGGCTGCCACAGCTGGCGgtcccctgccctttcccccagaGACACCCACATCCCCAGAGCCAGCCTTATGCAAGCCACCCACCGAATCACCTGAGTCTTCGGATGTCTTCCTGCCCTCGGAAACCCCCAGCCCCGACCCTGACAGCTTTTACCACGCTCTCTCTCCATTTTGTACACCCTTTGACCTGGGCCTGGAACGGGCCAGCGTGGGTTCGTGCAACAATGCGggcagtggcagtggcagtgGGACTCTTACTCCGGCCAGCCAGCCTGGCACACCTTCCCCACTGGATGGGCCCCGGCCCTTCCCTGTGGCCCATGGCCGCCATAGCTCTAGTCTCTCCAACGTGCTAGAGGACGGCAGCCTCCCGGAGCCCGCCACCAGTGGGGATGATACCTCAAATACCAGCAACCCACAG CAAACCCCTGAGGAGGAGTTGTGCAACCTGCTCACCAACGTGCTGTTTTCGGTGGCGTGGCGGGGCGTGGAAGGCAGCGATGAGGCCGCCTGGCGGGAGCGTGGCCAGGTCTTCTCGGTGCTCACCCAGCTGGGCGCCTCAGCCACGCTGGTGCGCCCGCCAGACTGCATCAAGCGCAG cctcctggaGATGATGCTGGAGTCAGCCCTGACCGACATCAAAGAGGCCCCTGCTGGGGTCCTGGCCAGCCTCACCCAGCAGGCGCTTTGGCTGCTGCGCCTGCTGCAGGACTTCCTGTGCGCCGAGGGTCACGGTAATCAGGAGCTGTGGAGTGAGAAG CTCTTTGAAGGCGTGTGCAGCCTGCTGGATCGCATGGGAGCCTGGCCACACCTGGCCAATGGCACAGCAGATCTGCGAGAGATGGCACAGATTGGCCTGCGCCTGGTGCTTGGCTACATCCTGCTGGAGGACCCGCAG CTGCACGCCCAGGCCTATGTGAAGCTGCACTCACTCCTGCAGACAGCGGTGCCCATGCGGCGCGAGGAGGCCTGCTACGTGCTCTCCAAGCTGGAGTCGGCGCTGGCGAGGGCGCTCAACACCCCCACCTCAGAAACGCCCACCGAGGAAAGGGAGCCCTCAGCTGCAGCTGCAGCTGCCGCTGCCGCAGCCACGGAACGCTGCTCGTGGCTGGTGCCACTGGTGCGCACGCTGCTGGACCGTGCCTACGGGCCGCTGGGGCTCCAGTGGGGGCTGCCTTCCCTGCCGCCCACCAACGGCAGCCCCACCTTCTTCGAGGACTTTCAGGCCTTTTGTGCCACACCTGAATGGCGCCACTTCATCGACAAGcag GTGCAGCCCACCATGTCGCAGTTCGAAATGGACACCTACGCCAAGAGCCACGACCTCATGTCGGGCTTCTGGAATGCCTGCTACGACACGCTCATGAGTAGTGGACAGCGGCGCCAGAGGGAGCGGGCACACAGTCGTCGGGCTTTCCAG gagCTGGTGCTGGAACCAGCACAGAGACGGGCACGCCTGGAAGGGCTGCGTTACGCGGCGGCCCTGAAGCAGCAGGCAGCGCAGCACTCCACGGCTCTGCTCCACTGGGGGGCGCTGTGGCGTCAGCTCTCCAGCCCCTGTGGGGCCTGGGCCCTTAG AGACCCACCATTTCCCCGCTGGAAGTTGTCCAGTGCCGAGACATACTCGCGCATGCGTCTGAAGCTAGTGCCCAACCATCACTTCAACCCTCATTTGGAAGCTAGCGCCCTGCGGGACAACCTGG GTGAGGCCCCCCTGACACCTACCGAGGAGGCCTCGCTACCTCTAGCGGTCACCAAGGAGGCCAAAGTCAGCACGCTGCCAGAGGAGCTTCCGGAAGACCAGCTCGGCGAAGATGAGCTGGCCGCGCTGGAGACTGC GATGCAGGCAGCAGAACTGGACGAGCAGCACGAGAAGCTGGTGCTATCAGCGGAGTGCCAGCTGGTCACAGTGGTGGCTGTAATCCCAGGGCTGCTGGAGATCACCACGCAGCACGTGTACTTCTACGATGGCAGCGCAGAGCGTGTGGAAACTGAGGAGG GCATCGGCCACGACTTCCGGCGCCCACTCGCCCAGCTGCGTGAAGTCCACCTGCGGCGTTTCAACCTGCGCCGCTCAGCCCTTGAGCTCTTCTTCATCGATCAGGCCAACTACTTCCTCAACTTCCCGTGCAAGGTGGGCGGGACCACAGCCTCGTCTCCTTGGCAGGCCCCCAGGCCCCAACCCTGCCTCATCCCACCCCACACCCAGGTACGGAACCAGGTGTACTCGTGGCTCCTGCGCCTGCGCCCCCCAGCCCAAGGCTACCTAAGCAGCCGCTCCCCCCAGGAGATGCTGCGTGCCTCTGGCCTCACCCAG aaaTGGGTACAGCGTGAGATATCCAACTTTGAATACTTGATGCAACTCAACACCATTGCAGGGCGGACCTACAACGACCTGTCTCAGTACCCTGTG TTCCCCTGGGTCCTGCAGGACTACGTGTCCCCAACTTTGGACCTCAGCAACCCGGCCGTCTTCCGGGACCTGTCCAAGCCCATCGGTGTGGTGAACCCCAAGCATGCCCAGCTCGTGAGGGAGAA GTACGAGAGCTTCGAGGACCCTGCGGGCACCATCGACAAGTTCCACTATGGCACCCACTATTCCAATGCGGCGGGCGTGATGCACTACCTCATCCGCGTGGAACCCTTCACCTCCCTGCACGTCCAGCTGCAGAGTGGCCG ctttgACTGCTCCGACCGGCAGTTCCACTCAGTGGCGGCAGCCTGGCAGGCCCGCCTGGAGAGCCCCGCCGACGTGAAGGAGCTCATCCCAGAGTTCTTCTACTTCCCCGACTTCCTGGAGAACCAGAACG GCTTCGACCTGGGCTGCCTCCAGCTGACCAACGAGAAGGTGGGCGATGTGGTGCTGCCGCCATGGGCCAGCTCTCCTGAGGACTTCATCCAGCAGCACCGCCAGGCTCTG gagtCGGAGTATGTGTCTGCCCACCTGCACGAGTGGATTGACCTCATCTTTGGCTACAAGCAGCGGGGACCGGCCGCGGAGGAGGCCCTCAATGTCTTCTATTACTGCACCTATGAGG GGGCTGTGGACCTGGACCACGTGGCGGATGAGCGGGAACGGAAGGCTCTGGAGGGCATTATCAGTAATTTTGGGCAGACTCCCTGTCAGCTGCTAAAG GAGCCACATCCAGCTCGGCTATCAGCCGAGGAAGCAGCCCAACGCCTTGCACGTCTGGACACTAACTCACCTAGTATATTCCAGCACCTGGACCAACTCAAGGCCTTCTTTGCGGAG GTCATCAGTGATGGCGTGCCCCTGGTACTGGCCCTGGTTCCCCATCGGCAGTCCCACTCCTTCATCATCCAGGGCTCCTCAGACCTGTTG GTGACCGTGAGTGCCAGTGGGCTGCTGGGCACCCACAGCTGGTTGCCCTACGACCGTAACATAAACAACTACTTCAGCTTCAGCAAAGACCCCACCATAGGCAACCCCAA GATGCAGCGACTGCTGAGTGGCCCGTGGGTGCCAGGCAGTGGTGTGAGTGGGCAAGCCCTGGCAGTGACCCCCGACGGAAAGCTGCTGTTCAGTGGTGGCCACTGGGATGGCAGTCTGCGAATGACCTCACTATCCCGGGGCAAGCTGTTGAAGCAACTCAACCGCCACCTTG ATGTAGTGACCTGCCTTGCATTGGACACCTGTGGCATCTACCTCATCTCAGGCTCCCGGGACACCACGTGCATGGTGTGGCGGCTCCTGCAGGAG